AGCATACAGCAAAAGGCAAGCACAAAATTCTAAAAAACTGTAATCTTCCTCTTACAGCCAAAGCTCAGGTTAACTTAATTGTAACTGAGATGGGAGTAATGGAAGTTACTGAAAATGGATTATTACTAAAAGAAATAGCTAAGGACATTACAGTAGAGCAGATTCAAGAAGCAACTGAAGCAACTCTAATTATTGATAAAAATTTAAAGGTTATGGAAGCATAAACCTATATATACTTAGCTCTATTACCATTATGGTATATAGAGCTTTTTACGTTTATTGTGTATAATGGAATATAGGTAAATTTTAATTTTGATAATATAAAAACTTTTAAAGTTAAAAATAAAATTGGGGCGTAGTGATGAAAAATAAATTATTTTTTGATATAGGGTATGTTAAATTAAATAAATATGGTGAAGAACTTTGTGGAGATAAAATGGAGATACTTCCAAGAGAGCATGGGGTTATCTCTATTTTATCTGATGGTTTAGGTTCAGGAGTAAAGGCTAATATTTTAGCTACATTGACATCTAAAATTGCAATTACAATGCTTAAGCAAGGGGCTACAATTGAAGAGGTTGTAAACACCATTATAAATACTCTACCAGTATGTAAGGTTAGAGGACTTGCATATTCGACATTTACAATTATATACGGCATTAATTCAGGCAAGGTTTATATTGCTAGATTTGATAATCCGCCTGTATTTTTAAAAAGAGATGGGGCTGTCACATTAATCGAAGGTGATGATGTTCAGATTGCTGATAAAAATGTAAAAGAGGCTGAATTTAATATCAAGGATGGAGATACTATAATTGCAATTAGCGATGGTATTTTGCACGCAGGCATCGGAAGAATAATGAATCTAGGGTGGCAAGAACCAGAATTAGCTGCCTATATTTCAAAACTACCAGACGAGCTTAGCGCTATGAGTATCGCAAAAAAAATAATTACAACCTGCAACGATCTTTATGGAGATTTGCCTCAAGATGATGCTAGCTGCATGGTACTAAAATATCAAAAACCAGAAAAAGTAACTTTATTTACTGGACCTCCAGTAGAAAAAAATGACGATACTAAAATTGTATCTGAGCTTATGTATGGAAAAGGGAAAAAGATTGTATGTGGAGGCACAGCAGCTTCTATTGTTTCGAGGATACTAGAAAAGCCTGTTAATATAGACATGAGCAACAGCAATCCCGATATACCTCCAATTGCATATATAAAAGGCATAGATTTGGTTACAGAAGGGGTATTGACATTAGCCAAAGCGCTCGAGATTCTCGAGGATTATAAAAGCTCAATTTCGCATATAGATGACATGTTTACAAACGATAAAAACACAAATGCTGTGTATATGCTACTTAAAATCTTACTAGATGAAGCTACTCATATTAGGATTTTATTTGGAAGAAGAGTAAATCCAGCTCATACAGAAATAGGATTTCCTGAGGACATAAGTTCAAAACATGATATAATAAAAAAGCTTGCAGAAATTCTAAAAGAATTTGGAAAAATTGTAACAATTGAATACTATTAATGATGGAGTGGTGAATAAATGCAATTTGTAACAATAATGTTCATGGTAATTATAGGTGCAGTTATAGGATGGATTACAAACATCCTAGCTATTAAGCTTTTATTTAGACCTTTAAGACCTTATAAAATACCTTTACTTAATTATGAAATTCAAGGACTTCTTCCTAAAAGAAAAGCTGAAATTGCAAGTAATATAGGCAAAACAGTAGATGAAGAATTGCTTTCTATAGAGGATATCTTAAATAAAATGATTGAAGATGAAGATAAGAGTAATATAGTTAAAGCAATAAAAATAAGAGTTAATATGATAATTGACGATAAGATGCCTCCTATTATGCCATCTACTTTTAAAAATATGATTAAGGAATATGTTGATACTGTAGTGGAAGAAGAAATTGCTTCTCTTATAAATGACTTAAGTGAGGATTTGATTCATAAAGCAACAGCTAGAATCAATATCAAGGAAATGGTAGAAGACAGAATTAATGCTTTTGAAATGGAAAAAATAGAGGATATAATATTATCTATTGCAAAAAAAGAATTAAAGCATATAGAACGTTTGGGTGGAATACTTGGTGGTTTAATTGGACTGATTCAGGGTATAATTGTCATAATGATGAGATAGTTATTGACAATTTATTTATAATTACGTATAATCCAAATAAATGATACAGCTATGATTAGGATAAGTAGTGGATTTGCTTTCTTTCAGAGAGAGAGGTAGTAGGTGTGAGCCTCTTAGAATGTACCCATGAATACCACCTATGAGCTTTTTCCGAAATAAGGAGAACGTGAAGGCACGTTATAGCCTACAAGAGTTACTTGAGAAATCAAGTTAATTTGGGTGGAACCGCGATAATTAATCGCCCCATTATTTGGGGTGATTTTTTTGTACCCCAAATTAATAAAAACTTATATCGTATAAAATTTATATTAACTAATAAAAGGAGGAAAAGTTATGATAAAGATTGAATTAAAAGATGGCTCATTAAAAGAATTTGAAAGTGGCATCAGAGCCATAGATGTAGCAAATAGCATAAGTGAAGGCTTAGCAAGAGCTATAGTGGGAGCTAAAATCAACGGTGAAGTAAAGGACTTGAAAACTCCTATAAATGATGATGCTAAATTAGAATTTGTAAAGTTTGAAGATAAGGATGGAAAAGAAGTATTTTGGCATACTTCTACTCATGTTATGGCTCAAGCAATTAAAAGATTATATCCTGAAGCTAAGCTTGCTATTGGGCCAGCTATTGAAAATGGATTTTACTATGACATAGATTTAGAGCATAGATTATCTCCAGAGGATTTAGAAAAAATTGAAGCTGAAATGAAAAAAATAGTTAAAGAAGAATTTGAAGTTGAACGCTATGAGCTTCCTAAAGACGAAGCTATTGACTTCATGAAGAAGCTAGGTGAAGACTATAAGGTAGAGCTGATTGAGGGATTGGAAGAGGGAAGTACAATATCTTTTTATAAACAAGGAGAATTTACAGACCTTTGTGCAGGACCTCATCTTCCAAATGTAAAGAAAGTAAAAGCCTTTAAGCTTTTATCTGTAGCGGGGGCATATTGGAGAGCTGATCAAAGCAATAAAATGCTTCAAAGAGTTTACGGTATTGCTTTTGAGAAAAAGAAAGATTTGGATGATTATATCCAGATGATGGAGGAAGCAAAACTTCGTGACCATAGAAAGCTAGGTAAAGAGCTGGAGCTGTTTACACTTCTTGATGAGGGTCCAGGCTTTCCGTTCTTCTTACCAAAAGGAACTGTTTTAAAGAATAAATTATTAGAATATTGGAGAGAAGTTCATAGAGAAGATGGCTATGTAGAAATAGAAACTCCTATAATCTTAAATAGACAATTATGGGAAACTTCTGGCCACTGGTTTAATTATAAGGAAAATATGTATACTGTAGAAATCGATGAAGAGGATTTTGCAATAAAACCTATGAACTGCCCTGGAGGGATGCTGGTTTATCAAACAAAAATGCGTTCTTACAAGGATTTCCCTATAAGAATGGGAGAAATAGGTAGAGTTCATAGACACGAATTATCAGGGGCTCTGCATGGACTTATGAGAGTAAGAGCCTTTACTCAAGACGATGCCCATATATTTATGCTACCTGAGCAGATTAAAGATGAAATAAAAGGGGTAGTAAGCTTAATAGACAAAATTTATAAGACATTTGGTTTTTCATATCATCTTGAGCTATCAACTAGACCTGAGAAATTTTTAGGCGAAATTTCTATGTGGGATGAAGCAGAATCAAATCTTAAAGCAGCTCTTGAGGAGCTAGGACTTCCTTATATCATAAACGAAGGAGATGGCGCTTTTTATGGCCCTAAGATTGATTTCCATCTTAGAGATTGTATAGGTAGAACTTGGCAGTGCGGAACTATTCAGCTAGACTATCAGTTACCTGAAAGATTTGAACTTTCTTATATTGGTAAGGATGGAGAAAAGCATAGACCAGTAATGATTCATAGAGTTGCCTTTGGAAGCATAGAGAGATTTATAGGTATTTTAATTGAGCACTATGCAGGAAAATTCCCGCTTTGGATAGCTCCAGTTCAAGTAAAGATCCTTCCTATATCAGATAAGTTTATGGATTATGCTAAGCAGATAGAAAAAGCTATGTATGATGCTAAGATAAGAGTTGAGCTAGACGATAGAGCAGAAAAAATAGGCTACAAAATTAGAGAAGCTCAGCTTGAAAAAGTGCCTTACATGATAATTGTAGGAGAAAAAGAGCTTAATGAAGGAAATATTTCTGTTCGCTCAAGAGATTTAGGAGATTTAGGTTTTAAAAATACTGATGATTTCTTAAAAGAACTGAATGAAGAAATTATTTCAAGAAAAACTAACCAGTAATAAAAAGGGGATTAATGCTATGTTTATAAAATATGAAGAGCTGCTCCTTAATTCAAAGCCAGCAGCATTTACAACATTATATGAAGGCTTAATTATAAACTATGCAGGGATAAACCAGTTTACTAAGAGTATTCACCCTTTATATGATAGGAAGCATAATATTCATGAGAGAATTGCTAGTGTTGAGGCTATTCTAGCAAACTACAATCAAATACCTGAATATAGAATTGTATTTCAAAAAGACTATCAGGAATTTGATGAGGAGCTTTTCAGAAATGGTTATGAAAGAAGTGGTCATGGAACTGTAAAAATGATAGATATAAAGCCACTTCAAAATGAGCTATTTACGTTTGCGAATTTCATTCAAAACGGTGTATTTATAGAAGAAGAAATTAAAGATTTTTGGATAGATGATTTTTCTTATCTCATGAATTATTCACAAGTAGAAGATAAAATTTTCAGAGATTCAATAAAAAGACTTATAGTACCTTGCAGTACCTTTACTCTTATAGAGGAAAATACACTTATAGGTCAAGCTTATGCTACATTTCAAGAAAACTATATGATAATAAATAGTATAGTTATAAATAAGAAGACTAGAAATCTTTCATATGGAAAGAGGCTTCTTATGAGCATGCTTAGCTATGCCTTAAAAAGAGGAGCAGAAATTGCAATAGCTGATGTTGATTATTTAGACACAGCAGGGAATAAGCTCTTTGATAAAGTTAAATTTGAGGATATTTATGGATATTGCTACAGGATTAAAAGAATAACTAAATAAAATATTTGACAACTCAGAATTATATTGATATAATTACTAAGGTTGATTAATGAAGTAGAAGTATCCGCTTCTCACCTTATTGCAAATGAGCGTATAAGGTTATGATAAAGGATGTTATTATGTCTTTATTTGCGGATAGCTTATGCTATCCGCATTTTTTATATGATACTATATTTTATTTATTGGCCAATTTGGAGGTGTATGATTATTAAGGAACAACAAATCAATGAGCAAATTCGCGACAAAGAATTACGTGTTATCGATGAAGATGGTACTCAGCTTGGTATACTGTCAGCTAAAGAAGCTCAGAATTTGGCTACACAGAAAAACTTGGATTTAGTAAAAATTTCACCAAATGCAAATCCACCGGTTTGTAAAATTATGGATTTTGGCAAATTTAAGTACGAAATGGCCAAAAAAGAAAAAGAATCAAAGAAAAAGCAAAAGGTAGTTGTAATCAAAGAGGTAAGACTTAGACCCTCTATTGAAGAGCATGATTTATCTACTAAAGCTAAAATGGCTTATAAATTCTTAGAAAGCGGAGACAAAGTTAAAGTGTCTGTACGTTTTAGAGGTAGAGAATTAGGACATAAAGAAATAGGGGTTGAAGTAATAAATAAGTTTATTGATCTAGTTAAAGAAGTAGGAACCCCTGATAGAGCTCCACGCCTTGAAGGAAATACTATGATTGTTATGCTAGACCCTAAAAAAAATTAGCATTTAAAGTACTAGAAGGAGGAAAAACACATGCCTAAAATGAAAACTCATAGAGGAGCCGCAAAAAGATTCAAGGTTACTGGCTCTGGGAAATTAAAAAGAAGCAAAGCTTTTACTAGCCACATCTTAACAAAAAAATCTGCTAAAACAAAAAGAAAACTTAGACAAAGTGGTATTGTAACTAAAGGTGACCAAAGCAGAATGGCACAATTACTACCATACCTATAAAAACTACGATAAGAAGGAGGTTAACATAAAATGGCAAGAGTTAAAAAGGCACTTAATGCAAGAAAAAAACATAAAAAAATACTTAAGCTAGCAAAAGGATTCAGAGGTGGAAGAAGTAAACTTTTCAGACCTGCTAATGCTTTTGTAATGAAGGCTCTTAAGCATGCATATTCTGGAAGAAAGTTAAAGAAAAGAGATTTCAGACAGATGTGGATAGCTAGAATAAATGCAGGAACAAGAATGCATGGATTAAGCTACTCAAGATTTATGAATGGTCTTAAAATTTCAGGAATCAACTTAAATAGAAAAATGTTATCTGAAATGGCTATAAATGATCCTCAAGGTTTTGAGAACCTTGTTAATACAGCAAAAAAAGCTTTAAATGCATAATTTATAGGCTTAAAAGGCATCGAGATATAAGTTAAATTACTTATAATCTGGATGCTTTTTTTATGTTAAAAAATTTATTATTGTGGTAAATATAAAAAATGGCATGGAACTTGCTTTGTATAATTAATACTTGAAATTAGTTGTTTATTAGGAGGTGTAGCTTTGCATTTACAAAATATTGTAATTGAAAAAAAATCAGATGTAGCATGGATAAAAATTAACAAACCAGAATCATTAAATGCTCTGGATGAAAATTTGATTTCAGAGCTTAAATATGCATTTGAGACTACGGGCAAGGATGATGAGGTTTCGGTGATAATTCTAATAGGCGAAGGCAAAGCATTTGTAGCTGGAGCAGATATAGAGCAAATGAGCAGCATTAATCCAAATAGAGCTAGAGGATTTGCAAATCATGGAATGGAATTAATGACTTATATAGAGAATTTAGAAAAGCCTGTAATAGCTGCCGTAAATGGATTTGCTTTGGGAGGAGGATGCGAGCTTGCCTTAGCTTGCGATTTGAGAATCGCAAGTAGTAAAGCTAAATTTGGACAACCAGAAGTAGGCTTAGGAATAACACCAGGCTTTGGAGGAACTCAAAGACTATCTAGGTTAATAGGTAGCTCGAATGCCAAGTTATTAATTTATACAGGGAATATTATAGATGCTAATGAGGCTTATAGAATGGGACTTGTAAACTCTGTAGTAGAACCAGATTTGCTTATAAGCACTGCAGAAGAGCTTGCATCCAATATAGCATCAAAATCTCAAATGGCTGTAAAATATTCAAAAACAGCAATTAATAAAGGTATTCAGACAGACATTGACACTGGTCTTGAAATAGAAAAAAACCTTTTTGCGCTCTGCTTTGCTTCTCAAGATCAAAAAGAAGGTATGACAGCATTTTTAGAAAAAAGAAAACCTAATTTCAAATAACAAGGAGGTAGTACTGTGAAAATATGTGTAATTGGTTCAGGAACAATGGGTAATGGCATAGTACAAACATTTGCTACAAAAGGTCATAAAGTAGTAATTAAAGGACATAGACAAGAATCACTAGATAAAGCTATAGCAAGCTTGGATAAGGGTTTATCTAAGCTTGTAGAAAAGGGAAAAATCACAAGTGAAGATAAAGATATAACCATGTCTAATATATCTACTACTTTATCTTATGAAGATATAAAAGATGCAGATTTAGTTATAGAGGCAATAGTAGAAGATATCAAAGTGAAAGAGACTGTATTTAAAGAACTAGATGAAATTTGTGAGGATAAAACTATTTTAGCAACAAATACCTCATCGCTTTCTATAACAGAAATTGCTTCTTTTACTAAAAGACCAGAAAAAGTTATAGGAATGCATTTCTTTAATCCAGTTCCTGTTATGAAACTTACAGAAATAATCACAGGACAAAAAACATCAGTTGAAACTTTTGATACAGTTTTTAAGATAGCTTCAGATATAGGAAAAGTTCCTGTAAGAGTAGAAGAGTCTCCTGGCTTTGTTGTAAATAGGATTTTAGTTCCTATGATTAATGAAGCAGTTGGAATTTTATCAGAAAATGTTGCTTCCAAAGAGGATATTGACGAATCAATGAAATTAGGGGCTAACCATCCGATAGGACCATTAGCTTTAGCAGATCTTATAGGTTTAGATGTATGCCTAGCTATAATGGAAGTTCTTTATAATGAATTTTCAGATTCAAAATACAGACCTCATCCATTACTTAAGAAAATGGTAAGAGCAAACAATCTTGGAAGAAAAACTGGAAAAGGATTTTATGAATATTAATATATAATTGGAGGTTAAATTATGAGAGAAGTTGTAATCGTAAGTGCTGCTAGAACACCTATAGGTTCTTTTGGCGGAAGCTTGGCTGGAGTTTCTGCTGCTGAGCTTGGAATAACAGCAGCAAAAGGGGCTATTGAAAAAGCAAAAATTGACCCAAAATTGATTGATACTGCGATAATTGGTAATGTGCTTTCAGCTGGACTAGGACAAAATATAGCAAGACAAGTATCACTAGGTGCTGGCATGAGCTATGAATCATCATCATTAACTATTAATAAAGTTTGTGGCTCGGGTCTTAGAGCGGTTTCTATGGCAGCTCAATTTATAATGCTTGGAGATGCTGAAGTGGTTTTAGCTGGAGGAACTGAAAGTATGACAAATGCTCCTTACTGTAGTAGTTCAATGCGCAGCGGGGCTAGGATGGGAAATACTCAGATGGTTGATACTATGATTAATGATGCTCTTACAGATGCATTTAATGGATATCATATGGGTATTACTGCAGAGAATATAGCTGAAAAATGGAATCTTACTAGAGAAATGCAAGATGAATTTGCCCTAGCGAGTCAGTTAAAAGCACAAAAAGCGATAGAGGAAGATAAGTTTAAGGATGAAATAGTTCCAGTAGTAATCAAGTCTAGAAAAGGCGAAGTTATAGTTGATAAAGATGAATATCCAAAATTTGACATGACTATTGACAAGTTACAAAAATTAAAGCCTGCATTTAAAAAAGATGGTACAGTGACAGCAGGAAATGCTTCTGGAATCAATGATGGCGCAGCTATGATGATAGTAATGTCGAGAGAAAAAGCTGATGAGCTAGGTTTAGAAGTAATGGCAACTATTGCTTCTTACTCATCTGCTGGAGTAGATCCAGCTATAATGGGATACGGACCAGTTCCAAGCACAATAAAAACATTAGAAAAAGCAAATATGAAGATTGAAGATTTAGATTTAGTAGAAGCAAATGAAGCATTTGCAGCTCAGTCACTTTCAGTAGTTCAAGATTTAAAATTAAATCCGGAAATAGTAAATGTAAATGGTGGAGCTATTGCTTTGGGACATCCAGTAGGAGCTTCTGGAGCTAGAATACTTACTACATTATTACACGAAATGAAAAGAAGAGATGCAAAAAATGGACTTGCTACTCTTTGTATTGGTGGAGGAATGGGAACGGCTATAGTTGTAAAAAGATAACAGATAGTTCAAACTTATAATAACATCATGAAAGCAAAGTAAATAGATTTTAATTTTAACCTATAAAAAGGAACTGATATGATAAAGAGCTATATAGAATAGATTGATTAAAGGTAATATAAAATCAATTATTGTAGTATGCCAATTATCCTCAGTTCCTTTGTTCATATATTTCTAATCTATAATAATAATAGTTAGTGTAAATAAAATGAACATTGATTTACAACTTTTTAATTTTATAAATAAATGTGTAATATTAATAAACATATAAACAGCTTTGTGTTCAAAAAATGAACATAAAGCTGTATGAAAAAATTAAATTAAAGTTCTAAACTACTATATAACTCCTTAATCTATATTTTTATAATAAAAGTCATGCTTCAGTAATAGCAATATGCTTTTTTAAACTATATAGAATAACGAGTAGGATTTAAAATAAAATAATAGTTTATAAATTAGCCATTTAAATTAGTAGATAAAGCCATGATTTCAAAGCAAGTAAATACACTATAAAAATTTTTATAATTTATGTTAAAAAATTGGCATTAAATTTGCTTTTATAATTTATTGCAAAACTAAAATATAAATAAGATGATTAATAATCAAGGAGACAAGGACTATTAATTGTTAAATTAATAATTAACAAAGG
This is a stretch of genomic DNA from Acetoanaerobium sticklandii. It encodes these proteins:
- a CDS encoding SpoIIE family protein phosphatase, yielding MKNKLFFDIGYVKLNKYGEELCGDKMEILPREHGVISILSDGLGSGVKANILATLTSKIAITMLKQGATIEEVVNTIINTLPVCKVRGLAYSTFTIIYGINSGKVYIARFDNPPVFLKRDGAVTLIEGDDVQIADKNVKEAEFNIKDGDTIIAISDGILHAGIGRIMNLGWQEPELAAYISKLPDELSAMSIAKKIITTCNDLYGDLPQDDASCMVLKYQKPEKVTLFTGPPVEKNDDTKIVSELMYGKGKKIVCGGTAASIVSRILEKPVNIDMSNSNPDIPPIAYIKGIDLVTEGVLTLAKALEILEDYKSSISHIDDMFTNDKNTNAVYMLLKILLDEATHIRILFGRRVNPAHTEIGFPEDISSKHDIIKKLAEILKEFGKIVTIEYY
- a CDS encoding DUF445 domain-containing protein codes for the protein MQFVTIMFMVIIGAVIGWITNILAIKLLFRPLRPYKIPLLNYEIQGLLPKRKAEIASNIGKTVDEELLSIEDILNKMIEDEDKSNIVKAIKIRVNMIIDDKMPPIMPSTFKNMIKEYVDTVVEEEIASLINDLSEDLIHKATARINIKEMVEDRINAFEMEKIEDIILSIAKKELKHIERLGGILGGLIGLIQGIIVIMMR
- the thrS gene encoding threonine--tRNA ligase, yielding MIKIELKDGSLKEFESGIRAIDVANSISEGLARAIVGAKINGEVKDLKTPINDDAKLEFVKFEDKDGKEVFWHTSTHVMAQAIKRLYPEAKLAIGPAIENGFYYDIDLEHRLSPEDLEKIEAEMKKIVKEEFEVERYELPKDEAIDFMKKLGEDYKVELIEGLEEGSTISFYKQGEFTDLCAGPHLPNVKKVKAFKLLSVAGAYWRADQSNKMLQRVYGIAFEKKKDLDDYIQMMEEAKLRDHRKLGKELELFTLLDEGPGFPFFLPKGTVLKNKLLEYWREVHREDGYVEIETPIILNRQLWETSGHWFNYKENMYTVEIDEEDFAIKPMNCPGGMLVYQTKMRSYKDFPIRMGEIGRVHRHELSGALHGLMRVRAFTQDDAHIFMLPEQIKDEIKGVVSLIDKIYKTFGFSYHLELSTRPEKFLGEISMWDEAESNLKAALEELGLPYIINEGDGAFYGPKIDFHLRDCIGRTWQCGTIQLDYQLPERFELSYIGKDGEKHRPVMIHRVAFGSIERFIGILIEHYAGKFPLWIAPVQVKILPISDKFMDYAKQIEKAMYDAKIRVELDDRAEKIGYKIREAQLEKVPYMIIVGEKELNEGNISVRSRDLGDLGFKNTDDFLKELNEEIISRKTNQ
- a CDS encoding GNAT family N-acetyltransferase; the encoded protein is MFIKYEELLLNSKPAAFTTLYEGLIINYAGINQFTKSIHPLYDRKHNIHERIASVEAILANYNQIPEYRIVFQKDYQEFDEELFRNGYERSGHGTVKMIDIKPLQNELFTFANFIQNGVFIEEEIKDFWIDDFSYLMNYSQVEDKIFRDSIKRLIVPCSTFTLIEENTLIGQAYATFQENYMIINSIVINKKTRNLSYGKRLLMSMLSYALKRGAEIAIADVDYLDTAGNKLFDKVKFEDIYGYCYRIKRITK
- the infC gene encoding translation initiation factor IF-3; this translates as MIIKEQQINEQIRDKELRVIDEDGTQLGILSAKEAQNLATQKNLDLVKISPNANPPVCKIMDFGKFKYEMAKKEKESKKKQKVVVIKEVRLRPSIEEHDLSTKAKMAYKFLESGDKVKVSVRFRGRELGHKEIGVEVINKFIDLVKEVGTPDRAPRLEGNTMIVMLDPKKN
- the rpmI gene encoding 50S ribosomal protein L35, which translates into the protein MPKMKTHRGAAKRFKVTGSGKLKRSKAFTSHILTKKSAKTKRKLRQSGIVTKGDQSRMAQLLPYL
- the rplT gene encoding 50S ribosomal protein L20, encoding MARVKKALNARKKHKKILKLAKGFRGGRSKLFRPANAFVMKALKHAYSGRKLKKRDFRQMWIARINAGTRMHGLSYSRFMNGLKISGINLNRKMLSEMAINDPQGFENLVNTAKKALNA
- a CDS encoding enoyl-CoA hydratase-related protein: MHLQNIVIEKKSDVAWIKINKPESLNALDENLISELKYAFETTGKDDEVSVIILIGEGKAFVAGADIEQMSSINPNRARGFANHGMELMTYIENLEKPVIAAVNGFALGGGCELALACDLRIASSKAKFGQPEVGLGITPGFGGTQRLSRLIGSSNAKLLIYTGNIIDANEAYRMGLVNSVVEPDLLISTAEELASNIASKSQMAVKYSKTAINKGIQTDIDTGLEIEKNLFALCFASQDQKEGMTAFLEKRKPNFK
- a CDS encoding 3-hydroxybutyryl-CoA dehydrogenase: MKICVIGSGTMGNGIVQTFATKGHKVVIKGHRQESLDKAIASLDKGLSKLVEKGKITSEDKDITMSNISTTLSYEDIKDADLVIEAIVEDIKVKETVFKELDEICEDKTILATNTSSLSITEIASFTKRPEKVIGMHFFNPVPVMKLTEIITGQKTSVETFDTVFKIASDIGKVPVRVEESPGFVVNRILVPMINEAVGILSENVASKEDIDESMKLGANHPIGPLALADLIGLDVCLAIMEVLYNEFSDSKYRPHPLLKKMVRANNLGRKTGKGFYEY
- a CDS encoding acetyl-CoA C-acetyltransferase: MREVVIVSAARTPIGSFGGSLAGVSAAELGITAAKGAIEKAKIDPKLIDTAIIGNVLSAGLGQNIARQVSLGAGMSYESSSLTINKVCGSGLRAVSMAAQFIMLGDAEVVLAGGTESMTNAPYCSSSMRSGARMGNTQMVDTMINDALTDAFNGYHMGITAENIAEKWNLTREMQDEFALASQLKAQKAIEEDKFKDEIVPVVIKSRKGEVIVDKDEYPKFDMTIDKLQKLKPAFKKDGTVTAGNASGINDGAAMMIVMSREKADELGLEVMATIASYSSAGVDPAIMGYGPVPSTIKTLEKANMKIEDLDLVEANEAFAAQSLSVVQDLKLNPEIVNVNGGAIALGHPVGASGARILTTLLHEMKRRDAKNGLATLCIGGGMGTAIVVKR